The sequence below is a genomic window from Lysobacter capsici.
GTGGGGTTGCAGCGGGTGAGTCTATTTACAGCGATGTTCGTGAAATGCCGGTTGCGAAGCCGATGCGCGGTGCGGGCGGTGCGAATGCGGCATCAGCCGCCTGCGACGCACCCTGGCGCGATCAGGCGCCGCTGCCGGGAACCTGCCGCGCGAGCAACTGCGCGTAAAGCTCCGGCGGGATCGCGCAGGGGCGCTGATGCTGCGCGTCCACCGCGGCGACCCGGACCTCCGCGTCGATCAGCCGATCCAGCCCGCGCATCACGCTCTGCGCGAAGATCAGGCTGGCGCGGCGGCAACGCCGCAGTTCCACCGTGACCTCCAGCGCATCGTCCAGTCGCGCCGGCTTGAGGAAGCCGATCTGCATGCCGGCGACCACGAACAACAGCCCGTGATCGCGGCGCAGACCGTCCTGACCGTATCCGAGCGCGCGCACCCATTCGGTCCGCGCGCGCTCCAGGAACGCCAGGTACTGGGCGTGATAGACCAGACCGCCCGCGTCGGTATCTTCCCAATACACGCGTGTCGGCCAACTGAATAGCTGGGTGTTGGGCCGGGAATCGGGAATCGGGAATTGGGAATCGCAGGTCAAGAGCCTGCTCCTTGCCACAACCTCAGAATGCTCGTCATTCGGGCTCCTGGTCGAACAGGCTGACGTTTTCCACGCGCGGTTTCAGGCCCATCAGGCGGTAGGCCTTGGGCGTGGCCATGCGGCCGCGCGCGGTGCGGATCAGATAGCCCTGCTGGATCAGGAACGGCTCGATCACGTCTTCGAGCGTGCCGCGTTCCTCGCTGAGCGCGGCGGCCAGCGATTCCACCCCGACCGGGCCGCCGTCGAAGGATTCGATGATGGTCCGCAGCAGGCGCCGGTCGAGGTCGTCGAACCCCTCCGGATCGATCTTGAGCATCAGCATCGCCGCATCGGCGACGTCGCGGTCGATGAAACCGCCGGCGCGGACCTGGGCGTAATCGCGCACCCGCCGCAGCAGGCGGTTGGCGATGCGCGGGGTGCCGCGCGAACGCCGGGCGATTTCCGCCGCGCCTTCGGGCGCGCAGGCGATGCCGAGGATCTGCGAGGAGCGGCGCACGATCCGGGTCAGTTCCTCGGCGTTGTAGAACTCCAGCCGCTGGGTGATGCCGAACCGGTCGCGCAGCGGCGCGGTCAGCAGGCCGGCGCGGGTGGTCGCGCCGATCAGGGTGAACGGCGGCAGGTCGAGCTTGATCGAGCGCGCGGCGGGGCCCTCGCCGATCATGATGTCGATCTGGTAGTCCTCCATCGCCGGATAGAGGATTTCCTCGACCACTGGCGAGAGGCGGTGGATTTCGTCGACGAACAGCACGTCGTGCGGCTGCAGGTTGGTCAGCAGCGCGGCCAGGTCGCCGGCCTTCTCGATCACCGGGCCGGAGGTCTGGCGCAGGTTGACGCCCAGTTCGTTGGCGATGACGTGGCTCAGCGTGGTCTTGCCCAGGCCGGGCGGGCCGAAGATCAGCACGTGATCCATCGCCTCGCCGCGCTGCTTGGCCGCTTCGATGTAGATCTTGAGCTGCTCGCGCACCGGTTGCTGGCCGAGGTATTCGTCCAGGCGCTTGGGCCGGATCGACGCCTCGATGGCGTCGTCCTCGCGGGTGGCGCCTGGGGCGATGATGCGCGGATCGTTCATGGCCCTATGTTCGCATGGCCGTCGGAAATTCGCCCTCTTTGAAGCGGGGCCGATGGCGCCGCGGGCGTGGCGGAATAAGGCGGGACGGCGGTGCAGGACCGGTTCAAGGCGGAAGCACGGCCTTCCCTGCCCCGTTTCGAAAGAACGACGGCGACGCCGGAACCCCGGCTCAGTCCAGCTCGCCCTGGCGCAGATCGGCGAAGAAGCGGTCGAAATCGCGCGCGCGGTAACGCGGGATCAGCTCGTCGAAGTATTCGAAGTAGACCACGTCGGGTTCGCGCTCCGGCCCGCGTTCGCGGTAGTCCAGGCACAGCATCCAGTGGATGCCGTGCATCGCCAGCACGACGATGCGCTCGCAGCGCGCGTGCATGCGCGCGAAGCTCGACAGTTCGGTGCCGTCCTGAAAGTCGCTCGCCACATCGGCCAGGGTGCGCAGATGGCCGAGCGAGCTGAGGTAGCGGTCGGGAACGACGCTTTCCCAGTCGTAGAAATGCCGCGAAGGATGGCGTCCCAGCGGCGCCCACTCGAAACGGGTATAGCCGCCGTCCTGGCGCCGGTACAGCGCGCGCAGCAAGGCCGGCAGGCGCACGCCTAGGCGGAGCTCGGCGGCGGCGATCGCGTCCTCCGACGCCGGCGCGCCGCTGGCGTCATCCCAAAAGCCCGGGCCGCTCCAGAACGTGTCCAGGCTCGGCGGCTCGGGCCGCCAGTCCAGGATCTGGGCCGGGTCGTGCCGCGCCTGCAGCGCCGGGCTCCAGTACTG
It includes:
- the ybgC gene encoding tol-pal system-associated acyl-CoA thioesterase, with the translated sequence MTCDSQFPIPDSRPNTQLFSWPTRVYWEDTDAGGLVYHAQYLAFLERARTEWVRALGYGQDGLRRDHGLLFVVAGMQIGFLKPARLDDALEVTVELRRCRRASLIFAQSVMRGLDRLIDAEVRVAAVDAQHQRPCAIPPELYAQLLARQVPGSGA
- the ruvB gene encoding Holliday junction branch migration DNA helicase RuvB — translated: MNDPRIIAPGATREDDAIEASIRPKRLDEYLGQQPVREQLKIYIEAAKQRGEAMDHVLIFGPPGLGKTTLSHVIANELGVNLRQTSGPVIEKAGDLAALLTNLQPHDVLFVDEIHRLSPVVEEILYPAMEDYQIDIMIGEGPAARSIKLDLPPFTLIGATTRAGLLTAPLRDRFGITQRLEFYNAEELTRIVRRSSQILGIACAPEGAAEIARRSRGTPRIANRLLRRVRDYAQVRAGGFIDRDVADAAMLMLKIDPEGFDDLDRRLLRTIIESFDGGPVGVESLAAALSEERGTLEDVIEPFLIQQGYLIRTARGRMATPKAYRLMGLKPRVENVSLFDQEPE
- a CDS encoding SMI1/KNR4 family protein; its protein translation is MSGASSLQWMVYGRAPTLDTFWDEELNLGRVAATAEAIAETETRLDIVVPAWLRTLYARYDGGAVRMARADSIEQLGQWLKAEWLIPRARLLPLGEWFSFAQLRAREGYRDDAYAAVVADDRRLIAIAIDERNKTLCLDYSVGSEPIIVLTDQQRRLREYADAAAWLADLIDLQYWSPALQARHDPAQILDWRPEPPSLDTFWSGPGFWDDASGAPASEDAIAAAELRLGVRLPALLRALYRRQDGGYTRFEWAPLGRHPSRHFYDWESVVPDRYLSSLGHLRTLADVASDFQDGTELSSFARMHARCERIVVLAMHGIHWMLCLDYRERGPEREPDVVYFEYFDELIPRYRARDFDRFFADLRQGELD